In one window of Macrotis lagotis isolate mMagLag1 chromosome 5, bilby.v1.9.chrom.fasta, whole genome shotgun sequence DNA:
- the TTLL2 gene encoding putative tubulin polyglutamylase TTLL2 isoform X2 produces MMTDEENSKILLKPLIFRVDENTPEVVTNVLLERGWNKYNEQVQDVADWNLYWRTTGFPMIDHNNVKPWQRLNHHPGTFSLTRKDCLARLLKQMKGIYGASLYAFFPLSFIMPRDYNKFLAEYSREKETLGTKPSYWICKPAKLSRGRGIIIFSDLKDLLFDCATVVQKYITNPFLIARYKCDLRIYVCVAGFQPLTIYLYQEGLVRFATEKFDLSNLKNICAHLTNSSINKTGASYKKNKEGVGCGCKWTLSKFFVYLRNQGVDDLFLWQRISHLVILTILSITPSVSFASNCFELFGFDILVDDKFKPWLLEVNSSPGLSLDCSTDVSVKRKLIHDIIELMHFKETHLRKKNKASKASGHQPHISWTRGNKNRTCETSKHWCKISWTEDKKDRDHETSGQCTNTSWFGQKKRVHESSGFTTHSKEPLISSNIVSLLEFKGKTYNRDLSPLSKKIKVFPKEMLTMKSRERKTSKDSLPSAFPKTRNRQTTFKSYQKKKKNTTPYFLSGKGLRPHSQAGDFVLIFPFNEATIAATKNELDHRTIVRELQKLINKQPEAEDKIKKT; encoded by the coding sequence atgatgacagatgaagaaaattcaaagattttGTTAAAACCATTGATCTTTCGTGTAGATGAAAATACTCCTGAAGTAGTAACAAATGTTCTACTAGAACGAGGTTGGAATAAATATAATGAACAGGTGCAGGATGTAGCAGATTGGAATCTCTATTGGCGGACTACAGGTTTCCCTATGATCGACCATAACAATGTTAAACCATGGCAACGACTTAATCATCACCCAGGGACCTTCAGTCTTACTAGGAAGGACTGCTTGGCAAGACTTTTGAAGCAAATGAAAGGGATTTATGGAGCATCACTTTATGCATTCTTTCCACTAAGTTTTATCATGCCCAGAGACTATAATAAGTTTTTGGCTGAATATTCCAGGGAGAAAGAGACCCTTGGAACCAAGCCAAGCTACTGGATATGCAAGCCAGCAAAACTATCTCGTGGGAGGGGAATAATAATTTTCAGTGATCTTAAAGATTTGCTCTTTGATTGTGCAACAGTGGTGCAGAAATATATTACCAACCCCTTCCTCATTGCCAGGTATAAATGTGATCTACGTATTTATGTTTGTGTTGCTGGTTTCCAGCCCTTAACCATTTACCTCTATCAGGAAGGACTGGTACGGTTTGCCACTGAAAAGTTTGATCTCAGTAACCTGAAGAACATTTGTGCTCATCTGACCAACAGCAGCATCAATAAAACTGGGGCCTCCtataagaagaataaagaaggggTTGGCTGCGGTTGTAAATGGACCCTTAGTAAATTCTTTGTTTATCTTCGCAATCAGGGTGTGGATGACCTGTTTCTGTGGCAAAGAATCAGCCACCTGGTGATCCTCACAATTCTCTCTATTACtccctctgtctcctttgcttcCAATTGCTTTGAGCTCTTTGGATTTGACATTTTGGTTGATGACAAATTCAAACCATGGCTTTTAGAAGTGAACTCTAGCCCTGGCTTATCGTTAGACTGTTCCACTGATGTGTCAGTGAAGAGAAAGCTTATCCATGATATCATTGAATTGATGCATTTCAAGGAAACtcatctaagaaaaaaaaataaagctagcAAAGCTtcaggtcaccagcctcacatttcCTGGACTAGAGGTAATAAAAATAGAACCTGTGAAACTTCAAAACATTGGTGTAAAATTTCCTGGacagaagataaaaaagataGAGACCATGAAACTTCAGGACAATGTACAAATACTTCTTGGTTTGGACAAAAAAAGAGAGTTCATGAATCATCTGGATTCACAACTCATAGCAAGGAGCCACTCATCTCTTCCAATATTGTCTCTTTATTAGAGTTCAAAGGAAAAACCTATAACAGAGATTTATCTCCCTtatctaaaaaaatcaaagtttttcCTAAGGAAATGCTAACTATGAAATCAAGAGAAAGGAAGACTTCAAAAGATTCTCTACCGTCAGCCTTTCCAAAGACAAGAAATAGACAGACTACATTCAAGTCAtaccagaaaaagaagaaaaacaccaCCCCATATTTCCTGTCGGGCAAGGGCTTGAGGCCACACTCCCAGGCAGGTgattttgttctcattttccctttcaaTGAAGCTACTATTGCAGCTACCAAGAATGAATTGGATCACCGAACAATAGTCCGTGAACTCCAAAAGCTTATAAATAAACAACCAGAGGCAGAGgacaaaattaagaaaacatgA
- the TTLL2 gene encoding putative tubulin polyglutamylase TTLL2 isoform X1 produces the protein MGIKDTCRGDGLDEEEVTSTSRGLCQRDMSKEKNMMTDEENSKILLKPLIFRVDENTPEVVTNVLLERGWNKYNEQVQDVADWNLYWRTTGFPMIDHNNVKPWQRLNHHPGTFSLTRKDCLARLLKQMKGIYGASLYAFFPLSFIMPRDYNKFLAEYSREKETLGTKPSYWICKPAKLSRGRGIIIFSDLKDLLFDCATVVQKYITNPFLIARYKCDLRIYVCVAGFQPLTIYLYQEGLVRFATEKFDLSNLKNICAHLTNSSINKTGASYKKNKEGVGCGCKWTLSKFFVYLRNQGVDDLFLWQRISHLVILTILSITPSVSFASNCFELFGFDILVDDKFKPWLLEVNSSPGLSLDCSTDVSVKRKLIHDIIELMHFKETHLRKKNKASKASGHQPHISWTRGNKNRTCETSKHWCKISWTEDKKDRDHETSGQCTNTSWFGQKKRVHESSGFTTHSKEPLISSNIVSLLEFKGKTYNRDLSPLSKKIKVFPKEMLTMKSRERKTSKDSLPSAFPKTRNRQTTFKSYQKKKKNTTPYFLSGKGLRPHSQAGDFVLIFPFNEATIAATKNELDHRTIVRELQKLINKQPEAEDKIKKT, from the coding sequence taaagaaaaaaatatgatgacagatgaagaaaattcaaagattttGTTAAAACCATTGATCTTTCGTGTAGATGAAAATACTCCTGAAGTAGTAACAAATGTTCTACTAGAACGAGGTTGGAATAAATATAATGAACAGGTGCAGGATGTAGCAGATTGGAATCTCTATTGGCGGACTACAGGTTTCCCTATGATCGACCATAACAATGTTAAACCATGGCAACGACTTAATCATCACCCAGGGACCTTCAGTCTTACTAGGAAGGACTGCTTGGCAAGACTTTTGAAGCAAATGAAAGGGATTTATGGAGCATCACTTTATGCATTCTTTCCACTAAGTTTTATCATGCCCAGAGACTATAATAAGTTTTTGGCTGAATATTCCAGGGAGAAAGAGACCCTTGGAACCAAGCCAAGCTACTGGATATGCAAGCCAGCAAAACTATCTCGTGGGAGGGGAATAATAATTTTCAGTGATCTTAAAGATTTGCTCTTTGATTGTGCAACAGTGGTGCAGAAATATATTACCAACCCCTTCCTCATTGCCAGGTATAAATGTGATCTACGTATTTATGTTTGTGTTGCTGGTTTCCAGCCCTTAACCATTTACCTCTATCAGGAAGGACTGGTACGGTTTGCCACTGAAAAGTTTGATCTCAGTAACCTGAAGAACATTTGTGCTCATCTGACCAACAGCAGCATCAATAAAACTGGGGCCTCCtataagaagaataaagaaggggTTGGCTGCGGTTGTAAATGGACCCTTAGTAAATTCTTTGTTTATCTTCGCAATCAGGGTGTGGATGACCTGTTTCTGTGGCAAAGAATCAGCCACCTGGTGATCCTCACAATTCTCTCTATTACtccctctgtctcctttgcttcCAATTGCTTTGAGCTCTTTGGATTTGACATTTTGGTTGATGACAAATTCAAACCATGGCTTTTAGAAGTGAACTCTAGCCCTGGCTTATCGTTAGACTGTTCCACTGATGTGTCAGTGAAGAGAAAGCTTATCCATGATATCATTGAATTGATGCATTTCAAGGAAACtcatctaagaaaaaaaaataaagctagcAAAGCTtcaggtcaccagcctcacatttcCTGGACTAGAGGTAATAAAAATAGAACCTGTGAAACTTCAAAACATTGGTGTAAAATTTCCTGGacagaagataaaaaagataGAGACCATGAAACTTCAGGACAATGTACAAATACTTCTTGGTTTGGACAAAAAAAGAGAGTTCATGAATCATCTGGATTCACAACTCATAGCAAGGAGCCACTCATCTCTTCCAATATTGTCTCTTTATTAGAGTTCAAAGGAAAAACCTATAACAGAGATTTATCTCCCTtatctaaaaaaatcaaagtttttcCTAAGGAAATGCTAACTATGAAATCAAGAGAAAGGAAGACTTCAAAAGATTCTCTACCGTCAGCCTTTCCAAAGACAAGAAATAGACAGACTACATTCAAGTCAtaccagaaaaagaagaaaaacaccaCCCCATATTTCCTGTCGGGCAAGGGCTTGAGGCCACACTCCCAGGCAGGTgattttgttctcattttccctttcaaTGAAGCTACTATTGCAGCTACCAAGAATGAATTGGATCACCGAACAATAGTCCGTGAACTCCAAAAGCTTATAAATAAACAACCAGAGGCAGAGgacaaaattaagaaaacatgA